The genomic segment CATCAACAACAGCGGCAACTACGCGACGGTCAACAACGTTCTCGACTCGCCGCAGTACGGCCAGTTCACTGAACCCTCCGGCCGCGCCCTGACCGCCCGCATCCGATTGATCCAATCGAAGAAGTAGGCTCGGCAACCCTGTCGGGTCGCGCCGAATGCCCGAAACTACGCCGACACCACTGCCGCCAGCACCTCAGCCGCCGCCGCATACTGATTCCGTGGCAGGCTCAACTGCACGCCCTGTACAGATGGCCGCACCGCCTCCACCATCTCCTGCGCGATGCGTGTGCCTTCCTTAAGAGCGCCGTCGCCTGTGCTCGCCTGCGCCATGCGCAACATGATCCACTCCGGCACTGAGACCCGCAGATCGTTCTTCATGAACTCCGCGTTCCGCAGGCTCGTCAGCGGCCAGATCCCCGCAATCACCGGGATCCGATACACCTCGATCCTTCGGATGAACTGCTCCAGCAGTGTCAGATCGAACACCGGCTGCGTAATCACATACTCGGCCCCCGCCTCCACCTTGAAGCGAAGCCTATGCAACTCATTCTCAATATCCGGAGCCCCTGGATTGGCCGTCACGCCGATCGTGAAATTCGTGCTGGCGCCAAACGGATTCGCCCCGATATCGAGCCCGTGATTCAGAAGCCGCAACACATTCACCAGGCCAATCGAATCCACATCGAACACCGCCGTAGCATCGGGATAATTTCCCTGTTTCGGCGGAGCGCCTGTCATGCACAACACGTTTCGCAAGCCCAGCGAAGCCGCGCCTAGCAGATCCGACTGGATGCTCAGCAGATTGCGGTCGCGGCACGTGTAGTGCACCACCGTCTCAACGCCTGTGTGCTCCTTGATCTGGATGCACAGGCTCTGCGCGCTGATCCGCGCCGTCGCCCGCAGCGAATCCATCACGCTGATCGCATGCACGCCGCGGCTCGCCAGCATCCGCGCGCCCTCAAGCTCATGGGAGCAGTCAATTCCGCGCGGCGGCATCATCTCCACCAGCGTGATAAACGTACCCTTGTCGAGCAATGCCCCGAACCGCGACCGCTCTCCAATCTTCAACGGAGGCGTCTCGCTGCTGATCTCAATCACCGAGCCGGGATCCGTGATGTGCATTTCGCCCTCGAACGCGCGCACCGCCGCGCGCATCGCGCGAATATGGTGCGGAGTCGTCCCGCAGCATCCGCCAATGATCTGCGCCCCCGCCGCCAGCGCCTTGCGCGCAAAGCTCGCCATATACTCCGGCGAACAGAAATACATATTGCGCCCATCCACCGCCCGCGGAAGCCCCGCATTCGGCATCGCCGCAATTGGCAGCGAAGTCGCGGCGCGCATCCCTTCAATCGCAGTCAGCACCGTGGCCGGGCCAGACGAGCAATTGATCCCCACCGCATCTGCGCCGGCCTCTGTCAGGGCCGCGGCTGCATGCGCAGGCGACGCCCCATCCAGGCAGTTGCTGTCGTCATCCACCGTCATCATTACCAGCACGGGATGATCCGGAGCCGCCGTTCGCGCCGCCAGCACGGCCTCGCGCGCCTGGTTCAGCGCCATCATCGTTTCGATGATGATCATGTCCACGCCCGCCGCAACCAGCGCTCGTACCTGTTCTTCGTAAGCGGCCCGTGCCTCGTCCAGGCCTGTCTTGCCCAGCGGCTCCAGCGGAACCCCCAGCGGACCCAGCGTTCCCGCCACCCAGACATCGCCGCCGTTCTTCTGCTTCAGCCCGTCCGCAGCCTGCCTGGCTATTCGTACAGCAGCCGCATTGAACTCAGCCACTTTATCGGCCAGCCCATGCCGCGCCAGTTGGAAGCGATTCGCGCCGAATGTGTTGGTCTCCAGAATTTCCGCGCCCGCCTGCAGATACTCCTCATGAATCGACAGGATCAGCGCCGGGTCTGACACGTTCAGCTCTGCATAGCACCGGCTGATAGGCACGCCGCGGCTGTTGATCATCGTGCCCATGGCGCCGTCAGCCAGCACCGGGCGATCGCCGATTAGCTCAGAGAAGGCAGGCATCGTGCATTCATGCTACCTCATTCCCATCCACCCGGACGCAACCTCCCCTTCACGCGGCCACCATGGTTGCTTTGTTATACTTGGCGAGTCAAACGCAATGTCGGGGACAGCTTTTTGACCGTTGACCTTCGCGTACTCTTCATCTGCGGGTACGGCGGACCTTCGGGTTCAAGGCGCCTCACTACGTCCAGTTCTACCGCGGCTGACCCAAGGCCAGCGGATGCTGCAACCCATTCCGTCGAGGTAAGGGATTTTGAAGAAGAGCAGTCTTTGGTTGAGCGCCGCCACGGCACTCGTCGTCTCCGTCGTGCTGGCGGGATGTGGGGAAACTACTTACTTTGCGGGCCGGCAACTGCCGCCCAGCCAGTTGACCAACCGCGTCATGGTGGCCATCCAGAACCCCGGCTCCGTCACCCGCGGCGCGTTGGAAATCCTCGACGGCTTCTACGACGTCCGCTTCAAATACAACAACAACACCTCCACCTTCTCCGTCTCCGGCTACTCCGGCGCCCTCCCTGTCACCATTCAGAACATGCCCGAAGAGCAACTCGGCGCAGTCTACGGATCGGGTGACGGCAGCCTCGGCCTCGTCGACTATCAGAAGGAGACCGCCACCGGAAACCAGAGCGGCCTCAACGGCATTTCGTCTTCCGTCTTCATCACCCGCAATAAGGCATTCGTCTTCGCTGCCAACCAGCAGGCTACCGTCCTCACCGTCGTCGACAAGTCCTCGAACGGCACCTACGCGCTGAGCCTCCCCGGCGTCTACCGCGTGAGCGTGAACCCCGGCGGCACCGTGGCCATGGCGTTTGTGCAGAACTCCAACTACGCGTACTATCCCATCAAGCTCAACGCGTCACAGACCCTGGCCTACTCGGGCGGCCCTTCCACCTGGCCTAAGGCCGCAGTCGATTGTGAGCCGCAGAACGCCCCCGGCTGGTGCCTCTTCCAGGCCCAGAGCCCCGACAGCGTCGACGGTACTGGCACCGCCTACGGCAAGCCCCTCGTCTTCGACCGCCCCGTCAAGGCCCTCTTCTCGAATGATGGCGGCACCGCCTACGTCCTGAGCTGCGGCCGCGAGTGCGGCGGAGCCAGCGCCGGCTACACGCCGATCCCCACCGGAGCGATGATCTTCGCCCCCAACCAGCAGTCTGGCAAGCTGCCCACCACCGCCACGCTCAAGACCTACTCCATCCCCGGCGGCGCAAGCAATGCGCTCATCGACAGCTCCACAATGTACGTCGTCGGTCAGCAGCTTCAGCCTGATGGCCTCTTCGCCGGCCGGCTCACCGTCGTCGATCTGACCAACAACACTGCCGGCTCGCCCATCTCCATCAGCGACGGCGCTCCCGGCGCTCTCAGCCGCATGATCGAGTCTGACGACAACACTCTTTGGATCGGCATGATCAACTGCTCCAATGGCGAGCGCTTCAAGACCGGCCAGGACTACGGCTGCCTCACCATGTTCGACACCGCGTCCAAGACCGTGAAGCTCATCGAGCCATTCCACGGCGACGCCACCGGCATCGCCTCCGTCACCGGCCTGCACAAGATCTACACGGCTGAAGGCGGACAGGTGTACATCTACTCCACCACCGACGGCATCGCCAAGAACAACCAGTACGTCACCGTCACCGGGACCGCCTACGACGTCGCCTACATGGACGGCCTGAGCGACGCCAACAACACCGTCTACTAAGCTCGAGTTCACAGTTCGTAGTTCACAGTTTTCGCGGGGTTCTTGATCAGCGGGAACTGTGAATTATGAACTACGAACTGATTCCCGAATCATGCAATCCCCCTTCACCGCCGACATCCTCGCCATCGCCGCCCACCGTGACGACGTCGAACAGACCTGTGGCGGAACCCTTCTCCGCTCCGCCGCCCGCGGCCTCCGCACCGCCATCCTCGACCTCACCCAGGGCGAAGCCGGCACCCGCGGCACCGCCGATGACCGTGCCCGCGAAGCCAACGAAGCCGCCCGCATCCTCGGCGTCGGCTGGCGTCAAGCCCTGGACCTGGCCGACGGCGCCATCGCCAACACTCTCGAGAACCGTATCAAGATCGTCCGCGTCCTCCGCGAACTCCGCCCCCGCGTCGTCATTCTTCCGTACTGGCAGGCCCGACACCCCGATCACGCCATCGTTGCCTCGCTCGGCTATGAAGCCTGTTTCCTCTCAGGCCTCGCCAAAATCGACACCGGCACCGCGCCCCATCGCCCCTTCAAAATCGTCTACGCCAGCCTCTACGCCGACGTGCGCCCCACCTTCATCGTCGACATTACTCCGTTCATCGAACAACGCCACGCCTCGCTCATGGCCTACCAGTCCCAGTACGCCAACCAGCCCTCCGGCAGCACCCTCTTTGTGCCCGAAGAAGAGATCCGCGAGCGCACCTTCGCTGAAGCCCGCCACTACGGCCTCCTCGCCGGCGTCCTCCACGGCGAACCCTTCGTGCAGAAGGAAGTCGGTCTGGTCGACGACCTGACCCTCGTCCCCGTGCAATCCCTCTAAAGCGCGCGGTCGACGAAGCCAATCGAGCGCTCTTCATCCTTCTCCAGCGTTCGGGCACAACTGGCTGGCGGCCGCAACTTACTCAGTCAGCACATCTTCTGTAACACCTGCTCCGTTAATGGAGGAATAAATGTCCTCGCCGCCGGTGTTTGTAGCTGTTCAGGGGGTACACTGGAATAGATCGAAGAATCCGATCTGGATTTCTTGCTTGTTCCGCTTCCCTGCCTTACTCGCAATCAAATTCCACATTGAGTTCGGCGGTACACACTTTTCAAAGGAACAAGCGCAATGGAACAAGGAACAGTGAAGTGGTTTAACGACGCCAAGGGGTTCGGTTTTCTTACCCGTCCCAACGGCGAGGACGTCTTCGTGCATTTCTCGGCAATTCAGACCCAGGGCTTCAAGAGCCTGCAGGAAGGCCAGGCCGTGACCTTCAACGTAGTCAAAGGCCCCAAGGGCCTTCAAGCCGAAAACGTACAGATCGCCTGAGCGTCAACCAACTTAAAGAAAAGGGCAGACCTCAAGGCTGCCCTTTTTCGTTTCGGAAGGATATTCATGAAAAGGTCCGCTGCCCTGACAAAACCCGTCCCACGCGAGAAGCCTGCTTCTCGCAACGATAAGTATTTCCTGCGAGATCTTCACCAGGAGATCGATTTCTACGACCGCAAGCTTGCCTATCTCGATCAATTCGGAGAATTCGCCACCGCTGCAGAACGCGAACTGGCAGAAAAGGGTTTGCGGGCAAAGAGAGCCCCCCTTGAGAAAGCTGCTCTCGAACTCAGAGCCTCGGGCGTTGAATTCGAAGAGAAGGACCTCCCGCGATCTTTCCGCAGCATGAATCAGGAGCCTGACAGCGCGCCCAGGACCCTTTCCCTGGTTAAGAAATCCAAGCGGCCCGCGGCGGCGACCCAACCTGCTGCTGATCGTTAGTCCCCTCGACTTTCCGGGCAGTCACCAACAAGAGTCTCGCCCATGACATCCAGACAGCAATTCTCTCCATTATGCGATTTGCATCACGTCTCCATGAGGCGCGTGATGCTGGAAGAAGACTCGGAAGAAGTCCGGTCCTACCATGCGTGCGTGCGGCGCGATTGCACACGGATTTTCCGCGATGTTGACGGCTATACCGATCTGATGCAAGGTGGATTTGACGACTCGAGAGCTTCCGTTCACACATGCCCACAATGTGGCGCTGTCCTGTATCTCGCCGAAGTCGATCACTCCCAGAAGATTGAGATTTGGGAATGTCCGCGCGCGGAGTGCAATTTTTCGGAAGAAAGCGCATCTCCCTCGGGGCGGTGAAGCAAGCCGAGCGGCGATGCCGCGACCACCCACATCGTGATCCTCAGCGGCGCAGCAATGGCTGTCGCAAATCCCTCTCTACCTCTGCAAAGCCGTCTCTGAGTCCGCGGCAGGCGCGATCCCCAGGAACGCATGCCGCGCGGGCCTGCCTGACGACTTCCACCGCCGCACCAGTTCATACACAATCACGGTGGCATATGTAACCGTGATCCATACCAGCACTTCCTCGATCGGCAGTTCGCTCCACGCAGTGATATAAATGCCCAGCATCTGGGTGTGTCGGAATCCCCACCACCCGTACGGCAGCCCCAGCGTCGCCTCCCACAGCAGGCTCATCAGCAAAATGAAAAAGAGCGTGAGGCTCAGCGCGCGCCAGTTGATCACCGGCAGCGCTGAAGGCAGAAACAGTGCCGACGGCCCGAGCGCCGCTACGACCAGGAAAATGAAGTAGCCGGGAAATCCCGCTTCCGCCACGAACACTCTGCGAAAAACTATCGCACCCGCAATCAGTGCAATGCCTGCGATCAGAGAAGGCGGGTGGAATTGCAGCAGGCGTTTGAAATTCGTGCGCTCACCCGACGCGACCGGAATGCTGTACTCCGCAAGCCAATACTCGTCCAGCCAGATATACAAGAGCAGCACTGCAAGAAAGCCGGTGAAATAGAACAGATACTCTTCAATCGGCACACCGCCCCCAAGAGCCGGCGCCAGAATCCGCAGGGTTGCACGCGGATTGGGAAACGTCAGGAACCGGTGCGCGAAAAAGAAGTCCAGTCCGGCTCCAATCGGAAAGAGCAGCGCGATGGTTCGCACCACAGACGACTTCGAGATCTTCAGATGCTCGCTGGGGATCAGCCACCACAGAATCGTCACGATGGGAACAACGAACAGGAGAAGGCTGATCGTGTATCCATAGGGTGAGTTGTCCGTCACCGACGCAGGTATCTGCGGTGCGATCCGCACCGTGTGCAGCGCCAGCCCCGCGGGCACGCTGATCATCAGAAGCATGGCAAAAACCAGCAGGTAGCTGGCGCGCTGAGAACCACCCTGAGTACCGCGCGGAGAACCCGGACCAGCAGTCATAATCGACCTCTAAGGAAGCCACGCCGCGTGCGCTTATGAATCCGCAATATAGCACCGCCCCGCGCCACCTGTCGCCGGGTGCCCCATCCAAGCTCTGCTTGGTGGGAAACACACTGCAAGTTCCCCCATAAACCTGTCATCCCGAGCACAGCGAGGGATCTGCGGTTGCCGTCTTCCTTTCTGTGAATCGATCTCTTGAGCTATGCGCTAACCTCAAACACATGGGACTCGATGGGGTAGAAATCATCCTTCGTTCTGAAGAACTATTCGGCATCGACATTGACGATAAGGAAGCCGCTACGGTTGAAACCGTGGGAGATTTTTACGAATTGATTTGTTCCAAGCTGCTTCTATCTCCCTTGCAGCCCCCTGTAACTTCTGAAGAGCTCCCGGTCATCTCGGAAGAAGAAAAACGATTCTGGTTTCTAAGCCGTCAAACTCCGTCGCCTGCTCCCCCAGATATCCTTCCGTGGTCACCTCAAAGCGTGTGGGATTGCATCGTCGCCATCTTCGTCGATCAGCAAGGATTGCGCCTTGAAGAGATCGCCTACAACGCGAGGATCGCAACCGATCTAGGCGTCGACTAACGCTCAAGCATTTCTACTCCCTATTCCCTACTCCCTGTCTCAACATCGGCAACCTTCCCCACTCCCCTGCCCTCTTAGACACTGAGCATGCCCCGGGTATGCCCAACATCAGCGGGAGAAGCCTCGTGGCACTCTTTACAATCCTTCGCGCGGCATTCGGATACCTCTTTCTCGTCTTCATCGTCCGTATCGTCGGACGCCGCCCCGGCAAGCAACTCACGCCCTTCGAGTTCGTCCTCGTCTTCTACCTCGGCGGACTCACCCTCACCGGCCTTGTCGGCACAGAAATGTCGCTAACCAACGCCTTCTGCCAGATCGTCACCATCGCCCTCAGCCACTACGTACTCACGCTGTTCCGCATGCGTTCTGACACATTCACACGCGTGCTCTGCGGCACTCCTCTCGTCCTCCTCGACCGCGGCAAGTGGCGCTCCCGCACCCTCAGCAATCAGCGCCTCCAGGACGACGACGTCATGGACATGGCCCGCGAGCAAGGCATCCGCGACCTCGCCGGAATCAAGATCGCCGTCCTCGAAACCTTCGGGCAAATCAACATCCTTCCCGCCGAGCAGAAGAAAGAAGAAACCACCGGCGAATCACCCAACGCGGAGTAACCCGTGTCCAACATCCCTTTCGAAACCGAAATCGGCGACAGCGTTCCCAAAGTCGAGCATGACGTCGCCGTCGGTGAAGACCTCGAGTTTCAGCGCAAATGGTGGCGCTTCGAGCGCATCGTCTGGCCCATCCTCCTCGCCATCGTCGTGATCGACATCCTCGGCGGATTCGGCCGCGGCTGGATCGCCAACGCGAAGAAAACCACACCGGACAAAGCCATGACCCTCGACTACGAGCGAATCGAGCGCGCCAGCACACCCTCCGTCATGACCTTCCAGTTCTCTGACGCTGCCGTCCACAACGGCCGCATTATCCTCTACATGAGCGACTCCGTCGTAAAACCGCTCGGCGCCACGCGCATCGCTCCGCAGCCCATCATGTCCAGCATCGGCAACGGCGGCATCACTTACGTCTTCCCTGCCGGCCCCGCGCCCGCAATGGTCCAGATACAGCTCGAGCCATCTTTCCCCGGCCCGCATAAATTCACCGTGCGCGCTGAAGGCGAACCGCCCATGGATGCCACTGTCTTCGTCATGCCCTGAGACCCACCATGTCCACCATCCTTCACGCCATCATCGGATACTTCATCCTTCTCTTCGCCGTGCGCATTCTCCGACGCCGCGCTGGCGCGCAGATGACGATGTACGAATACGTCCTTATCTTCCTGCTCGGCGGAGTCATCATTCTCTCTACCGTCGGCAACGACCGCTCCGTCACCAACTGCACCTGCGCCGTCATCGTCGTCGCCTTCATCCATCGCACCCTCGCCTTTGCGAAAAGCAAAAGCCCCCGCATCGGAGCCATCCTCGACGGCACACCCGTCGTCATCATCCGCAAAGGTGAGTGGCAGCAAAACGTCATCCACAACACCGGCCTCCGCTCCCAGGACATCGAAGCCGCCGCACGCGGCATGGGCCTCACCCGCATCGAAGACATCGACTACGCCATCCTTGAGCGCAACGGCTCCATCAGCGTAATCAAAAAGTGAGCCCCACCCATGCCCCGGAATCCGCAGAACCATGCCCTAAAAAATCAGAACCAGCAGAGCCAAAACTCGAAGAGCAGCACCGTGGAAACCGACATCCCCCAGCGCCTCGATCGACTCCCGTGGTCCCGTTGGCATGCCCGTATCATCTTCGCCCTCGGCACTTCCTGGCTCCTCGACGGCCTCGAGGTCACGATGGTCGGCTCCCTCTCCGGCATCCTCGAAAGCAAATCCGGCCTCCGCCTCACCGACCCGCAGGTCACCGGAGCCGCCACCACCTACCTCGCCGGAGCCGTCACCGGCGCCCTCCTCTTCGGATACCTCACCGACCGCCTCGGCCGCCGCAAGCTCTTTCTCGTCACCCTCGCGACTTACTCGCTGGCCACCATCGCCAGCGCCTTCTCCTGGGGAATCTTCTCCTTCTCGCTTTTCCGCTTCTTCACCGGCATCGGCATCGGCGGCGAATACGCCGCCATCAACTCCGCCGTCGACGAGCTCATCCCCGGAAAGGTCCGCGGCACCGTCGACCTGGTCGTCAACGGAACCTTCTGGGTCGGCGCCACGATCGGTTCGCTTGCCGCCATGTTCCTGATCTCCGGCCATCTCCCCCAGAACACCGGCTGGCGCTACGCCTTCGGGGTCGGCGGATCGCTCGGCATCCTCGTGCTCATCCTCCGCCTCTTCGTGCCTGAGAGTCCCCGCTGGCTCATGCTCCGCGGCCGCGAAGAAGAAGCCGGCAACATCGTCTCCGAAATCGAAAACCGCGCCAGCCACGGCGACGCCACCTCGCTCCCTGAACCCGAAGGCGAAAAACTCAAGATCAAGGTCCGCGACCACACCCCCCTCGGCGAAATCTTCCGCAACATGGCCGGCGAAAACCGCAAGCGCTCCATCCTTGCCCTTGTACTCATGGCATCGCAATCATTCTTCTTCAACGCCGTCTTCTTCTCCTATGCGCTGGTCATCAAGAGGTTCTTCCACATCGGCGACCGCGATCTGCCCATGCACCTGCTGCCCTTCGCCGTCGCCAGCTTCCTCGGCCCGATCCTCCTCGCCAAGCTTTACGACACCATCGGACGCAAGCCCATGATCACCGCCAGCTACGGCATCGCAGGTCTGCTCCTTGCCGCGTCACTCTACCCTTTCGCGCACGGAATGCTCGGCCCCCGCGGCATGGGCATCTGGTTCAGTTGCATCTTCTTCATCGCCTCCTCAGCCGCCTCCGCCGCCTACCTCACCGTCAGCGAAATCTTCCCCCTCGAAATCCGCGCCTTCGCCATCGCCATCTTCTACGCCATCGGCACCCTCATCGGCGGAGTCGGCGCACCCTACCTCTTCGGAGTCCTCATCGCTACCGGCTCCCGCCCCTGGGTCGCCTTCGGCTACGGACTAGGTGCGCTCTTCATGCTCACCGGCGCCCTCTTCGAGCACTTCATAGGAGTAGAAGCCGCCGGCAAGAGCCTGGAGTCCATCTCCAAGCCTCTCCAGAGCACCGACGAAGCTGCCTGACCACAAAGACAAAACAGGCGGTCCATCCTCCCACAAGGAACGGACCGCCTGCTTTGATTCCGGCAACTCGTACTCGTCCGGAAACCCTAATCCCTAAGCCCTAACCCCTGCCCTCAAAGAGTGCGTTTAAACAACGGGGTCGCCAGCAGCAGCGTCCCCAGCCCGAACGCAAACAGAAACAGCAGGTCGCCCTTGATCGCCACGAACCCGCCGTCCTTCAGCAGAATCGCCTTCAACCCATGCACCGCATACGTGAACGGATCGAAGATCGCGATCGTCCGCAGCCACTTCGGAAACGCGGCCACCGGCGAAATCGCGCCCGACGGGAAGAACAGCAGGGTGTTCAGTACGCCGAACATCGCTCTCGGCACCAGCGGATCGTCCACCCGCACCATCATCAGGAACATCATTCCGTTGAACGCGATTGACGTCCCCACAATCAGCAGGAACAAATTCAGAACCGCCCACACGTTGAAGATCGTTCCCAGCCCCGCCATCAGCGACCCGATCACCGTCAGCGAAATCCCCGACATCACCGCCTTGATCGCGCCCGCCGCATTCAATCCCATCACCAGTTCGAGCTTGCTGATCGGCGTCACCAGGTAGCCTTCATGCACCCCGCGCGCCTTGTCGTCGATGTACAGCATGCCGCCGCCGATCATCACCGAGATGTACATCGCCAGCGCAATCGACCCCGCCAGCAGATACTTCATGTACTGCACATACGGATAGATCTCCACCACGCGCAGCGCGATCTGCTTCACCACGCGATCCTCGATCACCGGCTGGTTCAGCGCATCCACAAGAGACTGCATCTCGCCCACAATCGCGTTGCTCAGCACCTGGTCGCTGTTGTCGATCACCATTCCGATCCGCGGCGCATCCTTTGAATACACGCGCCTTGAGAACTG from the Occallatibacter riparius genome contains:
- a CDS encoding DUF421 domain-containing protein — its product is MALFTILRAAFGYLFLVFIVRIVGRRPGKQLTPFEFVLVFYLGGLTLTGLVGTEMSLTNAFCQIVTIALSHYVLTLFRMRSDTFTRVLCGTPLVLLDRGKWRSRTLSNQRLQDDDVMDMAREQGIRDLAGIKIAVLETFGQINILPAEQKKEETTGESPNAE
- a CDS encoding cold-shock protein, translating into MEQGTVKWFNDAKGFGFLTRPNGEDVFVHFSAIQTQGFKSLQEGQAVTFNVVKGPKGLQAENVQIA
- a CDS encoding MFS transporter, which encodes METDIPQRLDRLPWSRWHARIIFALGTSWLLDGLEVTMVGSLSGILESKSGLRLTDPQVTGAATTYLAGAVTGALLFGYLTDRLGRRKLFLVTLATYSLATIASAFSWGIFSFSLFRFFTGIGIGGEYAAINSAVDELIPGKVRGTVDLVVNGTFWVGATIGSLAAMFLISGHLPQNTGWRYAFGVGGSLGILVLILRLFVPESPRWLMLRGREEEAGNIVSEIENRASHGDATSLPEPEGEKLKIKVRDHTPLGEIFRNMAGENRKRSILALVLMASQSFFFNAVFFSYALVIKRFFHIGDRDLPMHLLPFAVASFLGPILLAKLYDTIGRKPMITASYGIAGLLLAASLYPFAHGMLGPRGMGIWFSCIFFIASSAASAAYLTVSEIFPLEIRAFAIAIFYAIGTLIGGVGAPYLFGVLIATGSRPWVAFGYGLGALFMLTGALFEHFIGVEAAGKSLESISKPLQSTDEAA
- a CDS encoding acyl carrier protein, with product MGLDGVEIILRSEELFGIDIDDKEAATVETVGDFYELICSKLLLSPLQPPVTSEELPVISEEEKRFWFLSRQTPSPAPPDILPWSPQSVWDCIVAIFVDQQGLRLEEIAYNARIATDLGVD
- a CDS encoding DUF421 domain-containing protein; the protein is MSTILHAIIGYFILLFAVRILRRRAGAQMTMYEYVLIFLLGGVIILSTVGNDRSVTNCTCAVIVVAFIHRTLAFAKSKSPRIGAILDGTPVVIIRKGEWQQNVIHNTGLRSQDIEAAARGMGLTRIEDIDYAILERNGSISVIKK
- a CDS encoding ABC transporter permease: MNRFLAIVEREMRKFFRSPVLMIMSMMLPIVQLVILGHAMGGHVQGARVALVDEDHGPQAVKVKEAFDAVAVNIATFTAVPYNDEFTAREAVRTGKVDAAVIIPPQFSRRVYSKDAPRIGMVIDNSDQVLSNAIVGEMQSLVDALNQPVIEDRVVKQIALRVVEIYPYVQYMKYLLAGSIALAMYISVMIGGGMLYIDDKARGVHEGYLVTPISKLELVMGLNAAGAIKAVMSGISLTVIGSLMAGLGTIFNVWAVLNLFLLIVGTSIAFNGMMFLMMVRVDDPLVPRAMFGVLNTLLFFPSGAISPVAAFPKWLRTIAIFDPFTYAVHGLKAILLKDGGFVAIKGDLLFLFAFGLGTLLLATPLFKRTL
- the bshB1 gene encoding bacillithiol biosynthesis deacetylase BshB1; this encodes MQSPFTADILAIAAHRDDVEQTCGGTLLRSAARGLRTAILDLTQGEAGTRGTADDRAREANEAARILGVGWRQALDLADGAIANTLENRIKIVRVLRELRPRVVILPYWQARHPDHAIVASLGYEACFLSGLAKIDTGTAPHRPFKIVYASLYADVRPTFIVDITPFIEQRHASLMAYQSQYANQPSGSTLFVPEEEIRERTFAEARHYGLLAGVLHGEPFVQKEVGLVDDLTLVPVQSL
- a CDS encoding bifunctional homocysteine S-methyltransferase/methylenetetrahydrofolate reductase, encoding MPAFSELIGDRPVLADGAMGTMINSRGVPISRCYAELNVSDPALILSIHEEYLQAGAEILETNTFGANRFQLARHGLADKVAEFNAAAVRIARQAADGLKQKNGGDVWVAGTLGPLGVPLEPLGKTGLDEARAAYEEQVRALVAAGVDMIIIETMMALNQAREAVLAARTAAPDHPVLVMMTVDDDSNCLDGASPAHAAAALTEAGADAVGINCSSGPATVLTAIEGMRAATSLPIAAMPNAGLPRAVDGRNMYFCSPEYMASFARKALAAGAQIIGGCCGTTPHHIRAMRAAVRAFEGEMHITDPGSVIEISSETPPLKIGERSRFGALLDKGTFITLVEMMPPRGIDCSHELEGARMLASRGVHAISVMDSLRATARISAQSLCIQIKEHTGVETVVHYTCRDRNLLSIQSDLLGAASLGLRNVLCMTGAPPKQGNYPDATAVFDVDSIGLVNVLRLLNHGLDIGANPFGASTNFTIGVTANPGAPDIENELHRLRFKVEAGAEYVITQPVFDLTLLEQFIRRIEVYRIPVIAGIWPLTSLRNAEFMKNDLRVSVPEWIMLRMAQASTGDGALKEGTRIAQEMVEAVRPSVQGVQLSLPRNQYAAAAEVLAAVVSA